AAATAACCCATCTTGTAGTCATGACCATTAATGGTATAGTTCACCTCTGGAGCTCTACCTTCCGCCAAGTTGTCGAACAGTGGAGACCGGTGAAGAACATTGATATCATTATGAGAACCAGGCATCCCGTAAAATGCATGCCAACACCAAAGGTCATGAGATGCAACAGCTTCTAAAATGATAGTTGGCCTATTCACATGCCCCTTGTACTGCCCCTGTGATTGCATTGGACAATTCTTCCATTCCCAATGCATACGATCGATGGACCCTAGCATGACTGGGAAACCTCTTTTCTCATTGACCGCCAGCAAGCGTGCTACGTGAGCCTCAGTGGGGTATCTAAGGTATTCTGCTTCAAATATTTCTACAACTGCAGCAACGAACCTACGTAGGCTCTCAAGCGCAGTGCTTTCGCCTATGCGAATATACTCATCTGTAGCATCAGCAGAAATCCCGTATGTGAGCATACGAAGTGCGGCAGTAACTTTCTGGAAGCAACTTAGACCGAGCACACCTGTCACATCCCTATTCTGCACAAAGTAATTATCATGTGTTTCAACGGCATCCATGATGCGTTGGAAAAGTGGCCGGCTCATTCTAAATCTgaagaaaacaaacaaaagttCAATGCGTCGACAAAAATAAACAAATACAATGAATTAATGTAATGTGAAAGAACAACAACCTCCGACGGAATAAATCTGGACCATACGTCGGATTATCCGCCAAATAATCTTGATACATCCTCCGGTGGTCGCCTTCTCTATCGCGATAAATAACAGCATGGCCAGGGATTGATGCACCAGGTCTTTGTTTTGTTCTGAAAAATGTGTGCACAACTCGAGCAGCTGTGAACATGAAGTAATCATCGTCGTCTGAAGACTCATCGTCCAATCGTCTTCGCAGACGTGATCTAGAAACCCTCCTCCGCCGCAGCTAAGAACAATTACGCGCCTCAAAACATtgaacaaaataaaaaatacacGACGGACACAAGGATTTAGGAAGGACGAACCTTGGAGATCCGTAGCGCAATCCTGCTTGATGAAGTCGGCGGCGGCATCATGGGTACCGGGAACCTG
The window above is part of the Sorghum bicolor cultivar BTx623 unplaced genomic scaffold, Sorghum_bicolor_NCBIv3 super_75, whole genome shotgun sequence genome. Proteins encoded here:
- the LOC110431532 gene encoding uncharacterized protein LOC110431532, encoding MREVDASSSIGWASPDVSLPPDVSLMNRDVTGVLGLSCFQKVTAALRMLTYGISADATDEYIRIGESTALESLRRFVAAVVEIFEAEYLRYPTEAHVARLLAVNEKRGFPVMLGSIDRMHWEWKNCPMQSQGQYKGHVNRPTIILEAVASHDLWCWHAFYGMPGSHNDINVLHRSPLFDNLAEGRAPEVNYTINGHDYKMGYLLADGIYPPWATLVKTISSPMGNKQKYFATAQEAQEG